From Sceloporus undulatus isolate JIND9_A2432 ecotype Alabama chromosome 6, SceUnd_v1.1, whole genome shotgun sequence, one genomic window encodes:
- the LOC121934839 gene encoding thialysine N-epsilon-acetyltransferase-like isoform X1: MNYIIRPWAIKDLKEVMRLIRESAAFHKALDQVKTTPETFRDDGFGKEATFGCLVAEVPPEEKTKEGHSIIGYQFHYVSYCTWDGPVLFGEDLYVMPDFRGKGIGTNLMKKVSQIALEKGCSQFRFISDKWNQPAMNFYTKLGAVNVTDLNHWIVCHIDQPDIKKLAEQVREERSG, encoded by the exons ATGAACTACATCATCCGTCCCTGGGCCATCAAAGACCTCAAGGAGGTCATGCGGTTGATTCGG GAATCTGCGGCTTTCCATAAAGCTTTGGACCAGGTGAAGACCACCCCAGAAA CTTTCAGAGACGATGGCTTTGGGAAAGAGGCCACCTTTGGGTGCCTTGTCGCAGAGGTGCCCCCAGAAGAAAAGACCAAGGAAG GCCACAGTATTATTGGATACCAATTCCACTATGTATCCTATTGCACCTGGGACGGCCCCGTTCTCTTTGGAGAAGATCTCTATGTCATGCCAGATTTCAGAG GCAAAGGCATTGGTACAAATTTGATGAAAAAAGTATCCCAG ATTGCCCTGGAGAAAGGCTGCTCCCAGTTCCGTTTCATCTCAGATAAGTGGAACCAGCCAGCAATGAATTTCTACACCAAGCTGGGCGCTGTGAATGTCACAGACCTCAACCACTGGATTGTGTGCCACATCGACCAGCCAGATATAAAGAAACTGGCAGAGCAAGTGAGAGAAGAGCGGTCTGGCTAG
- the LOC121934839 gene encoding thialysine N-epsilon-acetyltransferase-like isoform X2, which produces MNYIIRPWAIKDLKEVMRLIRESAAFHKALDQVKTTPETFRDDGFGKEATFGCLVAEVPPEEKTKEGKGIGTNLMKKVSQIALEKGCSQFRFISDKWNQPAMNFYTKLGAVNVTDLNHWIVCHIDQPDIKKLAEQVREERSG; this is translated from the exons ATGAACTACATCATCCGTCCCTGGGCCATCAAAGACCTCAAGGAGGTCATGCGGTTGATTCGG GAATCTGCGGCTTTCCATAAAGCTTTGGACCAGGTGAAGACCACCCCAGAAA CTTTCAGAGACGATGGCTTTGGGAAAGAGGCCACCTTTGGGTGCCTTGTCGCAGAGGTGCCCCCAGAAGAAAAGACCAAGGAAG GCAAAGGCATTGGTACAAATTTGATGAAAAAAGTATCCCAG ATTGCCCTGGAGAAAGGCTGCTCCCAGTTCCGTTTCATCTCAGATAAGTGGAACCAGCCAGCAATGAATTTCTACACCAAGCTGGGCGCTGTGAATGTCACAGACCTCAACCACTGGATTGTGTGCCACATCGACCAGCCAGATATAAAGAAACTGGCAGAGCAAGTGAGAGAAGAGCGGTCTGGCTAG